The region ACACCGCTAGTCCAGCGGCCAAGATATTACGACTGGCATTGATGTCCCTATCATGGTTGGTTCCACACTCAGGACATTGCCAATCTCGAATATTGAGAGGCATCTTATCGACGATATGCCCACAGGAACTACAGCGTTTGGAAGAAGGAAACAAACGGTCAATCTTGACCAGATTCCTTCCATACCAACGACATTTATAGTCCAATTGACGAACAAACTCGCCCCAGCCACTATCGCTAATGGAGAAGGCGAGTTTTCTGTTTTTGACCATATTTTTGACGGAGAGATCCTCAACTGCAATCGTTTGGTTTTCACGAACGAGTTGAGTAGTCAATTTATGGAGGAAATCTTTACGGGAATCAGTAATTTTAAGGTGAATTTTGGCAACTTTACGCCTTGCCTTATCCCTATTCTTAGACCCCTTTTGTTTACGGGCTAGACGTTTTTGGGCCAACCGTAAACAACGATGATGCTTCTTAAATTGCTTGGGATTGGCAATCTTGTCACCATTACTGGTAGCAATCAAGCTTGTCACCCCTAAATCAATACCAATAGCATTCTCGTTAACAGGCAATGGTTTGATGTTCGGATCATCAAAATGAATGGCAATGTGCCACCGTCCCGATGGATGAAGTCGTACCGTTACACTGGTTGGTTCGCATCCCTTGGGAATTTGCCTCGACCAACGAATATCCAGAGGTTTCGAGCACTTGGCTAGGTAAATTTGCCCATCCCTAAATCGGAATGCGACTTTGGTAAATTCCGCACTACCTCCTTGATGTTTCTTTTTGAAGTTGGGATATTTCGCCCGACCCGCAAAGAAATTGGTGAAAGCAGTTTGAAGATTCCGCAGACTTTGTTGAAGGGGAACGGAACTGACTTCATTAAGAAAGTCTAATTCTTCTTCCTTCTTCCATCCAGTCAACATTGAGGATGTCTGGGTATAGCCGATACGCTCTTGGCGCTCATACCACCCTTGGGTTCTGACCTGGAGAGCTTTGTTGTACACCAGGCGGACGCAACCTAACGTGCGGCGCAAGAGACTTTCTTGCTCCGATGTCGGGTAAAAACGATACCGATGTGACTTTTCCATACCTTGCATCTTAGCATCTTATTTGCAAAACTAGGTGGTCTGACTAGCAAGAAATTAAGGCACTCGGCACATCCCCGCCGTGAACGGCACCGGAGCTTTAGTGAGGATTTTCCCGTGCCATATTTTGATAAAGGCAAAAGTTTTCCTGGGGGCAAAACCTTGGGGCCAACTTTTTTGCTTTTTCGCCGATTATTACCGTAGGGCATGATTAGGGCTGTCTTTAAGCAGGGGAATGGCGGAGTAGGGACAAAAATTCTGCTGGGTTGGGGAACAGGCTAAGATTTGTTAATATCTCCTCTGCTCTGAACCCAATGACCTTTTCCTCCATTCTGCGCCATCTGCAAACCCTACCTCTGAGCAAAGACCTACGGGAAAAATTACAAAAGCGGGGCCATGTGCAACTCAGTGGGCTACCCCGGTTACCCAAGGGCTTGATTGTTTCCAGTTTGGCCCAGTCCTTAGAGAAAAATCTTTTGGTTATCACTGCCACGTTGGAAGAGGCCGGGCGGTGGACAGCGCAGTTAGAACTGATGGGTTGGCAAACCGTTAACTTTTACCCCACTTCAGAAGCTTCCCCCTATGATGCTGGGAGGCTAGAGTCGGAAATGGTCTGGGGACAAATGCAGGTGTTAGCAGAATTAATCCAGGAGCATCAGGTTAAGAGCAAGGCGATCATTGCCACGGAAAAGGCCCTACAGCCCCATTTACCCCCGGTGGAAACCCTGAGGCAGTACTGCTTGACTCTACGGCGGGGTCAGGAGATGGATAGTAAAAGTCTGGAGTTGACCCTAGCTAGATTGGGCTACGAACGGGGCAGCACCGTGGAAACGGAGGGGCAATGGAGTCGGCGGGGGGACATTGTTGATATTTTTCCGGTGTCGGCGGAGCTACCGGTAAGGTTGGAATGGTTTGGCGACGAGTTGGAAAAAATTCGCGAGTTTGATCCTGCTAGCCAGCGTTCCTTGGATGACTTAGCTAGTTTGGTGCTGACCCCGACTAGTTTTGATCAGGTAATTGAGCCGGCGTTAAATGCCCAAGATATTGATCTTGTCGCCTGGGGAGAAGACCCGGAAACGGAACAATTATTTGGCAAAGAAGGCCTGCAACGATTTTTAGGTTTAGCCTTTTCAGAACCTGCTTGCTTAATAGATTATTTATCGGCGGAAACGGTCTGTGTGCTAGATGAGCCGGAGCAATGTGCGGCCCATAGTGAACGGTGGTTTGAGGCGGTGGCCCAGGATTGGCAGAGTTTGCAATTGCCGAATTTACCCCAACTGCATCTGGATTTTTCGGCCCTTGGCGATCGCCTGAAAGAGAATTTTACTTATATTGCCCTGTCGGAAATCCACGAAGTTAATACGGATAGTTTGGACATTTCGGCCCGACCAATCCCCACCATGCCCCATCAATTTGCTAAGTTGGCAGAAATTTTACGGGGTAAACGGGAAATTTATAGCGGTTTGACTTTGGGACAATACAGCACTTGGTTGATTTCAGCTCAGCCTAGTCGCACCGTTTCCCTTTTGCAAGAACATGACTGCGCGGTGCAGTTTATTGCTAATCCTAGGGATTATCCCGCCATCGAAAAAAGTCAGATTCAACGAACAGCAGTGACTTTAAAATATGCGGGCATGGCAGAACTGGAAGGATTTATTCTGCCCACCTTTCGGGTGGTGTTGGTCACAGACCGGGAATTATTTGGTCAGCATGCCTTAGCCACACCGGAATATGTGCGGAAACGGCGGCGGGCTACCTCTAAACAAGTTGATATTAACAAGCTTTCCCCCGGAGATTACGTTGTCCATAAAAGCCATGGCATTGGTAAATTTTTAAAGTTGGATGCGTTGGCTAATCGGGAATATTTAATGATCCAATACGCCGACGGTATTTTGCGGGTGCCTGCGGATAGTTTGGACAGTTTATCCCGTTTTCGTCATACGGGAGCTAGACCGCCAGAACTGCATAAGATGGGTGGTAAAGTTTGGGAGGCCACCAAAAATAAAGTCCGTAAAGCGGTTAAAAAGTTGGCAGTGGATTTGCTCAATCTCTATGCCAAACGGGCAAAACAAATGGGTTATGCCTACCCGCCGGACAGTCCCTGGCAACAGGAATTGGAGGATTCTTTTCCCTACCAACCCACCCCCGATCAGCTCAAAGCAGTGCAGGATGTGAAACGGGATCTGGAAGGCGATCGCCCGATGGATCGATTAGTGTGTGGAGACGTGGGTTTTGGCAAAACAGAAGTGGCAGTGCGGGCTATTTTTAAGGCCGTGACCAGTGGCAATAAACAGGTGGCTTTATTGGCTCCCACCACAGTGCTAACCCAACAGCATTACCACACTCTGAAAGAAAGATTTGCTCCCTATCCCATCACCATTGGGTTGTTAAATCGCTTCCGGACAGCATCAGAAAAAAAGGAAATTTTAGCTAAGTTAAAAAGTGGTGAACTGGATATTGTGGTAGGTACCCAACAGGTATTGGGCACATCGGTGAAATTCAAAGATTTGGGTTTACTAGTCATTGACGAAGAACAGCGATTTGGCGTCAATCAAAAGGAAAAAATTAAAACCTTAAAAACGGAAGTGGACGTCTTAACTCTCACTGCCACTCCCATTCCCCGCACCCTTTATATGTCTCTTTCTGGCATTCGGGAAATGAGCTTAATTACCACTCCGCCGCCGTCCCGCCGTCCCATTAAAACCCATTTATCCCCCTATAACTCCGAAGTAATTCGCACTGCCATCCGCAACGAGCTCGACCGGGGAGGCCAGGTTTTTTATGTGGTGCCTCGCATTGAAGGCATCGAAGAATTGGGAGGACAATTGCGACAAATGGTACCCAGTGCTCGCATTGCCATTGGCCACGGTCAAATGGAAGAATCGGAACTGGAAAGTACCATGTTAGCTTTCAATGATGGGGAGGCGGACATTCTACTATGTACCACCATTATTGAAGCTGGTTTAGATATTCCCAGGGTAAACACAATTATTGTCGAAAATGCCCAAAAATTTGGCTTGGCCCAGCTTTATCAACTGCGGGGTCGGGTGGGTCGATCGGGCATTCAAGCCCATGCTTGGTTACTATATCCTAATCAAAAACAACTAACAGAAAAGGCAAGGTTACGATTGCGGGCACTCCAGGAATTTAGCCAACTTGGTTCCGGCTATCAATTGGCCACTAGGGATATGGAAATTCGGGGTGTAGGTAATTTGTTGGGGGCAGAACAATCCGGGCAAATTGAGGCGATCGGTTATGAGTTTTATATGGAAATGTTGCAAGATGCCATTAAAGAAATCCAGGGTCAAGAAATTCCCAAAGTGGAAGATACCCAAATAGATTTACCTCTCACTGCCTTTATTCCCAGCGACTACATTCCCGATTTAGAAGAAAAAATGGCGGCCTACCGCACCATTACCAGCATTGAATCCACCGACAAGTTGCCCAAAATTGCCCTGGATTGGGGTGATCGGTATGGTACACTACCGAGTCCAGTGGAAGAATTATTTAAAGTGGTAAAGCTCAAGCATTTAGCTAAGTCTTTGGGCTTTTCCCGCATTAAAGTAGAGGGCAAACAAAATCTTGTTCTGGAAACCCCCATGGAAGAACCAGCCTGGAAGTTGTTAGCGGAAAATTTGCCCAGCCATCTCCAATCCCGCTTTGTTTACAGTGCAAAAAAAGTTGTAGTGCGGGGACTGGGGGTATTGCCACCGGCTAAACAAATGGATAATCTAATCGATTGGTTTGGCAAAATGCAGGGGGCTTTACCGGAGGTCAAAATAGAGACTTTAGTTAATTAATAATTGCCATTCAAAACTAACAAAGTTATCAAAAAGGTGGTTTTAGATTTGCACAACGGACTGACGGGAAAGGTGTATTTAGTTGGTGCAGGCCCTGGGGATCCCGGATTAATGACCATTAAGGGCAAGGCTTTGCTGGAAAACGCTGAAGCGGTGGTTTATGACGCTTTGGTAAGTCCGGCTATTTTGGCCATGGTTAATCCCCAGGCGGAATTGGTGGATGCGGGGAAAAGAAGGGGCAGACATACAAAATTACAGCAGGAAACGACGGCGTTGTTGGAGCAATTGGCCCGAAAATATGCGGTGGTGGTACGCCTCAAGGCGGGAGATCCGTTTATTTTTGGCCGGGGGGGGGAAGAAATGGAAGATTTAGTACGGGCCGGTATTGAAGTGGAGGTGGTGCCGGGAATTACGGCGGGCATTGCGGCTCCGGCCTATGCTCAAATTCCCCTCACCCATCGGAGTTATAGCTCTTCCGTTACCTTTGTCACCGGCCACG is a window of Synechocystis sp. PCC 7338 DNA encoding:
- a CDS encoding RNA-guided endonuclease TnpB family protein; protein product: MEKSHRYRFYPTSEQESLLRRTLGCVRLVYNKALQVRTQGWYERQERIGYTQTSSMLTGWKKEEELDFLNEVSSVPLQQSLRNLQTAFTNFFAGRAKYPNFKKKHQGGSAEFTKVAFRFRDGQIYLAKCSKPLDIRWSRQIPKGCEPTSVTVRLHPSGRWHIAIHFDDPNIKPLPVNENAIGIDLGVTSLIATSNGDKIANPKQFKKHHRCLRLAQKRLARKQKGSKNRDKARRKVAKIHLKITDSRKDFLHKLTTQLVRENQTIAVEDLSVKNMVKNRKLAFSISDSGWGEFVRQLDYKCRWYGRNLVKIDRLFPSSKRCSSCGHIVDKMPLNIRDWQCPECGTNHDRDINASRNILAAGLAVSVCGATVRPEQSKSVKAGAMKQKLKS
- the mfd gene encoding transcription-repair coupling factor; this encodes MTFSSILRHLQTLPLSKDLREKLQKRGHVQLSGLPRLPKGLIVSSLAQSLEKNLLVITATLEEAGRWTAQLELMGWQTVNFYPTSEASPYDAGRLESEMVWGQMQVLAELIQEHQVKSKAIIATEKALQPHLPPVETLRQYCLTLRRGQEMDSKSLELTLARLGYERGSTVETEGQWSRRGDIVDIFPVSAELPVRLEWFGDELEKIREFDPASQRSLDDLASLVLTPTSFDQVIEPALNAQDIDLVAWGEDPETEQLFGKEGLQRFLGLAFSEPACLIDYLSAETVCVLDEPEQCAAHSERWFEAVAQDWQSLQLPNLPQLHLDFSALGDRLKENFTYIALSEIHEVNTDSLDISARPIPTMPHQFAKLAEILRGKREIYSGLTLGQYSTWLISAQPSRTVSLLQEHDCAVQFIANPRDYPAIEKSQIQRTAVTLKYAGMAELEGFILPTFRVVLVTDRELFGQHALATPEYVRKRRRATSKQVDINKLSPGDYVVHKSHGIGKFLKLDALANREYLMIQYADGILRVPADSLDSLSRFRHTGARPPELHKMGGKVWEATKNKVRKAVKKLAVDLLNLYAKRAKQMGYAYPPDSPWQQELEDSFPYQPTPDQLKAVQDVKRDLEGDRPMDRLVCGDVGFGKTEVAVRAIFKAVTSGNKQVALLAPTTVLTQQHYHTLKERFAPYPITIGLLNRFRTASEKKEILAKLKSGELDIVVGTQQVLGTSVKFKDLGLLVIDEEQRFGVNQKEKIKTLKTEVDVLTLTATPIPRTLYMSLSGIREMSLITTPPPSRRPIKTHLSPYNSEVIRTAIRNELDRGGQVFYVVPRIEGIEELGGQLRQMVPSARIAIGHGQMEESELESTMLAFNDGEADILLCTTIIEAGLDIPRVNTIIVENAQKFGLAQLYQLRGRVGRSGIQAHAWLLYPNQKQLTEKARLRLRALQEFSQLGSGYQLATRDMEIRGVGNLLGAEQSGQIEAIGYEFYMEMLQDAIKEIQGQEIPKVEDTQIDLPLTAFIPSDYIPDLEEKMAAYRTITSIESTDKLPKIALDWGDRYGTLPSPVEELFKVVKLKHLAKSLGFSRIKVEGKQNLVLETPMEEPAWKLLAENLPSHLQSRFVYSAKKVVVRGLGVLPPAKQMDNLIDWFGKMQGALPEVKIETLVN
- the cobA gene encoding uroporphyrinogen-III C-methyltransferase — translated: MVLDLHNGLTGKVYLVGAGPGDPGLMTIKGKALLENAEAVVYDALVSPAILAMVNPQAELVDAGKRRGRHTKLQQETTALLEQLARKYAVVVRLKAGDPFIFGRGGEEMEDLVRAGIEVEVVPGITAGIAAPAYAQIPLTHRSYSSSVTFVTGHEAAGKYRPEVNWLAIAKGSETIVIYMGVYSLATILPQLMLAGLGEDTPIALIRWGTCPEQQELVGTFATILAQIEAENFQAPAIVVIGAVVNYPANLRQQLAPILGGVN